In the Terriglobales bacterium genome, one interval contains:
- a CDS encoding TlpA disulfide reductase family protein has translation MKRLACSLALFAVLTACDRGAQPRFVAKPAPDFTVQDSDRRVALSDLKGKVVVLNFWATWCPPCVEEMPSLVRMQQNLRASDIVVFAVSVDVDEAIYKKFLNDYNAKELLTVRDPEQVGAKLYGTTGYPETFIIDRQGVVQRKLVGPINWTSPDMTNYLLSVAGTKAAPAASAANSR, from the coding sequence GTGAAACGCCTGGCCTGCTCGCTTGCCCTCTTTGCCGTGCTGACCGCCTGCGACCGCGGCGCGCAGCCGCGCTTTGTCGCCAAACCCGCACCCGACTTCACCGTGCAGGACTCCGACCGGCGCGTCGCGCTCAGCGACCTGAAGGGCAAGGTCGTCGTCCTGAACTTCTGGGCGACGTGGTGCCCGCCCTGCGTCGAAGAGATGCCGTCGCTCGTTCGCATGCAGCAGAACCTGCGCGCCAGCGACATCGTGGTCTTCGCCGTCTCGGTCGACGTCGACGAAGCCATCTACAAGAAGTTTCTGAACGACTACAACGCCAAGGAGCTGCTCACCGTCCGCGACCCGGAACAGGTCGGCGCCAAGCTCTACGGCACCACCGGCTACCCCGAGACCTTCATCATCGACCGCCAGGGCGTGGTGCAGCGCAAGCTGGTCGGGCCCATCAACTGGACCAGCCCCGACATGACGAACTACCTGCTGAGCGTCGCGGGGACTAAAGCCGCGCCCGCCGCAAGCGCAGCGAATTCCCGATGA
- a CDS encoding glycosyltransferase family 2 protein, with translation MSATANGGTGPQSRPEVSVIVPARNEEACLGACLESLVGQTGVTKELIVVDDGSTDRTREIARNFAGVCVMDAGERKDGWGGKSNAVWSGAQQAGGRWLLFTDADTVHAPGSLASALREAEEHRAALLSYSPAQDVHGFWERAVMPVVFAELANTYRPADVCDPASACAAANGQYLLIERAAYFAIGGHAAVAKSLLEDVELARLVKQGGRRIRFRMAAEAVRTRMYRSFAQLCEGWTKNLALLFPSTVMLALLRLAEFLLIVATAAVAAFELVRGHVAAAALLAVVAALFYSLFLARIRKAHFGALSDLFALFGLPIFVTLLLRSHIHYKVRRSVTWKGREYEVKPAVERS, from the coding sequence ATGAGCGCTACAGCCAATGGCGGGACGGGCCCGCAGTCGCGGCCGGAGGTGTCGGTGATCGTGCCCGCGCGCAATGAAGAGGCGTGCTTGGGCGCGTGCCTGGAGTCGCTGGTCGGGCAGACGGGCGTGACCAAAGAGCTCATCGTGGTCGACGACGGTTCGACCGACCGCACGCGGGAGATCGCACGGAACTTCGCGGGCGTGTGCGTGATGGACGCCGGCGAGCGCAAGGACGGCTGGGGCGGGAAGTCGAACGCGGTGTGGAGCGGCGCGCAGCAGGCCGGGGGTCGCTGGCTCCTGTTCACCGATGCCGACACGGTACACGCTCCGGGCTCGCTGGCCAGCGCGCTCCGGGAGGCGGAGGAGCACCGGGCCGCGCTGCTCTCCTACTCGCCCGCGCAAGACGTGCACGGATTCTGGGAGCGGGCCGTGATGCCGGTGGTGTTTGCGGAATTGGCGAACACATACCGTCCGGCGGACGTTTGCGATCCGGCCAGCGCGTGCGCGGCCGCTAATGGGCAGTACCTGCTGATCGAGCGCGCGGCGTACTTCGCCATCGGCGGGCATGCGGCGGTCGCGAAGAGCCTGCTGGAGGACGTCGAGCTGGCGCGGCTGGTGAAGCAGGGCGGCCGGCGCATCCGCTTCCGCATGGCGGCCGAGGCGGTGCGCACGCGGATGTACCGCAGCTTCGCGCAGCTGTGCGAGGGCTGGACGAAGAACCTGGCGCTGCTCTTTCCGTCCACCGTCATGCTTGCGCTGCTCCGCCTGGCGGAGTTCCTGTTAATCGTTGCGACAGCGGCGGTCGCCGCGTTCGAGCTGGTTCGCGGACACGTGGCCGCGGCTGCGTTGCTGGCAGTGGTCGCGGCGCTGTTCTATTCGCTGTTCCTGGCGCGCATCCGCAAGGCGCACTTCGGTGCGCTGTCTGACCTGTTCGCGTTGTTCGGGCTGCCCATCTTTGTGACACTTTTGCTGCGCTCGCACATCCATTACAAGGTGCGCAGGAGTGTGACCTGGAAGGGCCGGGAATACGAAGTGAAGCCGGCGGTGGAGCGAAGCTGA
- a CDS encoding 6-carboxytetrahydropterin synthase, with protein MVYLTRKAEFSASHFYHSDKLSPEENRRLFGKCNNPNGHGHNYTLEVTVKGDVDPRSGFVVDLKDLKETMNREVIDALDHRHLNKEVPEFKNAIPTTENLAIAIWQRLEGKLRVARLHRVRVYETPDLFVDFYGEA; from the coding sequence ATGGTCTATCTCACGCGCAAGGCCGAGTTCTCGGCGTCGCACTTCTACCATTCGGATAAGCTCTCGCCGGAGGAGAACCGGCGCCTCTTCGGCAAGTGCAACAACCCGAACGGCCATGGGCACAATTACACGCTCGAGGTCACGGTGAAGGGCGACGTCGACCCCAGGTCGGGATTCGTGGTCGACCTGAAGGACCTGAAGGAGACGATGAACCGCGAGGTCATCGACGCGCTCGACCACCGGCATCTGAACAAGGAAGTCCCGGAGTTCAAGAACGCGATCCCGACCACCGAGAACCTGGCCATCGCCATCTGGCAGCGGCTGGAAGGGAAGCTGCGCGTGGCGCGTCTGCACCGCGTGCGCGTCTATGAGACCCCGGATCTGTTCGTGGATTTCTACGGAGAAGCATGA
- a CDS encoding 6-carboxytetrahydropterin synthase: MKAHLTRRYWFSASHRLHSDAMTDDENRKTYGKCNNPYGHGHNYALEVTVSGAVDATTGMVCNLVDLDEFVRQQVLERFEHVNLNTLAEFRGVVPTTENLCTTIYDVLDKGFKPARVEKVRLEETMLNSFEYAGGREVRV, encoded by the coding sequence ATGAAAGCGCACCTGACGCGGCGGTACTGGTTCTCGGCGTCGCACCGGCTGCACTCGGACGCGATGACCGACGACGAGAACCGGAAGACGTACGGCAAGTGCAACAACCCGTACGGCCACGGGCACAACTACGCGCTCGAGGTCACGGTGAGCGGCGCGGTGGACGCGACCACGGGGATGGTCTGCAACCTGGTGGACCTCGATGAGTTCGTCCGGCAGCAGGTGCTGGAGAGGTTCGAGCACGTGAATCTGAACACGCTGGCGGAGTTCCGCGGCGTGGTGCCCACGACCGAGAACCTGTGCACCACGATCTATGACGTCCTGGACAAGGGATTCAAGCCGGCACGAGTGGAGAAGGTCCGGTTGGAAGAGACCATGCTCAACTCGTTCGAGTACGCCGGCGGAAGGGAAGTGAGGGTCTGA
- the folE gene encoding GTP cyclohydrolase I FolE, translating into MPRTTEPATLTSASFEELTREMLVRLGEDPNREGLVRTPERFAKALQYLTKGYNEDPKTILNDALFTVNYDEMVIVKDVEMFSLCEHHVLPFYGKVHVAYVPNGKVIGLSKIPRLIDVFARRLQVQERLTTQIAETIMDAIQPQGVGVVIEARHLCMMMRGVEKQHSAALTSSMQGLFRDCAETRAEFLSLIRGKNGNGS; encoded by the coding sequence ATGCCGAGAACGACGGAACCCGCAACGCTCACCAGCGCGAGCTTCGAGGAACTGACACGCGAGATGCTCGTGCGGTTGGGCGAGGATCCGAACCGCGAGGGCCTGGTACGCACGCCCGAGCGCTTCGCCAAGGCGCTGCAGTACTTGACCAAGGGGTACAACGAGGACCCGAAGACGATCCTGAACGACGCGCTCTTCACGGTGAACTACGACGAGATGGTCATCGTGAAGGACGTGGAGATGTTCTCGCTGTGCGAGCACCACGTGCTGCCGTTCTACGGCAAGGTACACGTGGCCTACGTGCCGAACGGCAAGGTGATCGGGCTGAGCAAGATCCCGCGCCTGATCGACGTCTTCGCGCGCCGACTGCAGGTGCAGGAGCGCCTGACCACGCAGATCGCCGAGACCATCATGGACGCCATCCAGCCGCAGGGCGTGGGCGTGGTGATCGAGGCGCGCCACCTGTGCATGATGATGCGCGGCGTGGAGAAGCAACATTCCGCCGCGCTGACGTCGTCGATGCAGGGCCTGTTCCGCGACTGCGCGGAGACGCGCGCCGAGTTCCTCTCACTCATCCGCGGGAAGAACGGGAACGGGAGCTAG
- a CDS encoding SDR family oxidoreductase yields MAKKKALMPEPTPAKKRGTKFVLSGKPGLEGQIALVTGGNKGIGLAIAEALAAEGCKVVIAGRDRAALRHATTVLSKYGHAVVPVEADVTQEISVVRMFEEVRRRFGRLDILINNAGIAPGASIADTHLDVWRKTLDTNLTGTFLCTRAALPLMKAGGTIVNNLSVAAENAYPSLAAYCASKHGALGFTRALRMETKPMGIRVIALLPGPTETDIWDQFYPDAPRGKMMAPESVASALIAAIRLPANSTVEEVRIVPTVDLT; encoded by the coding sequence ATGGCGAAGAAGAAAGCGCTGATGCCGGAGCCGACGCCCGCGAAAAAGCGCGGCACGAAATTCGTGCTCTCCGGTAAACCGGGGCTCGAGGGGCAGATCGCGCTGGTCACGGGCGGCAACAAGGGCATCGGCCTCGCCATCGCCGAGGCGCTGGCCGCCGAAGGCTGCAAGGTCGTGATCGCTGGGCGCGACCGCGCCGCGCTGCGGCATGCGACTACCGTGCTCTCGAAGTACGGCCATGCGGTCGTGCCGGTGGAGGCGGACGTCACGCAGGAGATCTCCGTCGTAAGGATGTTCGAAGAGGTGCGCCGCAGGTTCGGACGGCTCGACATCCTCATCAACAACGCCGGGATCGCACCCGGCGCCAGCATCGCCGATACCCATCTCGATGTCTGGCGCAAGACGCTCGACACCAACCTCACCGGAACGTTCCTCTGCACGCGTGCCGCGCTGCCGCTGATGAAGGCGGGCGGCACGATCGTCAACAACCTTTCCGTGGCCGCGGAGAACGCCTATCCCAGCCTCGCGGCCTATTGCGCTTCGAAGCACGGAGCGCTCGGCTTCACGCGCGCGCTGCGGATGGAGACCAAGCCCATGGGCATCCGGGTGATCGCGCTGCTGCCCGGCCCGACGGAGACTGACATCTGGGACCAGTTCTACCCGGACGCGCCGCGCGGGAAGATGATGGCGCCGGAGAGCGTCGCGTCGGCTTTGATCGCGGCGATACGGCTTCCTGCCAACAGCACGGTGGAAGAGGTCCGGATCGTGCCGACCGTGGACCTGACGTGA
- a CDS encoding rhomboid family intramembrane serine protease, whose translation MIPLRDDAPRSTVPYVTYFLLALNIIVFLFEVSLSPRPRFEFVFQFGVVPSHVTALARGADATGAGLLNLLPIVTSMFLHASWLHLIANMWALWIFGDNIEDHLGHFRYLVLYLACGVAASLAHIAFNTRSDVPSVGASGAIAGVMGAYFLLFPSSRVLTYFPLVFFFWLPAWLVLGYWFVVQFLSGAATAITPSSQTSGGIAFWAHVGGFLAGVALIKLFPQRARRYTYANWE comes from the coding sequence ATGATCCCGCTTCGCGACGACGCGCCGCGCTCCACCGTTCCCTACGTCACGTACTTCCTGCTGGCGCTCAACATCATCGTCTTTCTTTTCGAAGTCTCGCTCTCGCCGCGGCCACGCTTCGAGTTCGTCTTCCAGTTCGGCGTCGTGCCTTCGCACGTCACCGCGCTGGCGCGCGGCGCCGACGCGACCGGCGCCGGCCTGCTCAACCTGCTGCCCATCGTGACCTCGATGTTCCTGCACGCCTCCTGGCTCCACCTCATCGCAAACATGTGGGCTCTCTGGATCTTCGGCGACAACATCGAGGACCACCTCGGACACTTCCGCTATCTGGTCCTCTACCTCGCCTGCGGCGTCGCGGCTTCGCTGGCGCACATCGCGTTCAACACGCGGTCCGACGTCCCGAGCGTCGGCGCCTCGGGCGCCATCGCGGGCGTGATGGGCGCGTATTTCCTGCTCTTCCCTTCTTCCCGCGTCCTCACGTACTTCCCTCTTGTGTTCTTCTTCTGGCTGCCGGCGTGGCTGGTGTTGGGCTACTGGTTCGTCGTGCAGTTCCTGAGCGGCGCCGCGACCGCGATCACGCCGTCGAGCCAGACCTCGGGCGGCATCGCCTTCTGGGCGCACGTCGGCGGGTTTCTCGCGGGCGTCGCACTGATCAAGCTCTTTCCGCAGCGCGCTCGCCGCTACACCTACGCGAATTGGGAGTGA
- the truB gene encoding tRNA pseudouridine(55) synthase TruB — MNGVLIIDKPAGMTSHDVVYRVRKLTGERSVGHLGTLDPMATGVLPLVLGKMTRLAQFYLKSDKRYEGVIRLGQATDTYDAEGEPVGEPQPVNVTVDRLRELAKRFTGKIQQTPPPFSAKKVAGVPAYKLARKKKDVELAAVEVDVKELEIVSQTGKDVTFRSLVSGGTYLRCIAHDLGQLLGVGAHLAGLRRTAVAEFTLEEARTLEQLEETARAGRVEELLVHPRRILPAMPAVTADPESAARMRNGMAVNLPEMSKAGLVKVFAGQSELLGIASRVAGTLFQPKIVLAG, encoded by the coding sequence GTGAACGGCGTCCTGATAATCGACAAGCCTGCGGGCATGACCTCGCACGACGTGGTGTACCGCGTGCGCAAGCTCACGGGCGAACGGTCCGTCGGACACCTCGGGACGCTGGACCCGATGGCGACCGGCGTGCTGCCGCTGGTGCTGGGAAAGATGACGCGCCTGGCGCAGTTCTACCTGAAGAGCGACAAGCGCTACGAAGGCGTCATCCGGCTCGGCCAGGCGACCGACACCTACGACGCCGAAGGCGAACCGGTAGGCGAGCCGCAGCCAGTGAACGTCACCGTGGATCGGCTGCGGGAGCTGGCCAAGCGGTTCACCGGCAAGATCCAGCAGACGCCGCCGCCGTTCTCAGCCAAGAAGGTCGCCGGCGTGCCTGCATACAAGCTGGCGCGCAAGAAGAAGGATGTGGAACTGGCGGCGGTCGAGGTAGACGTGAAGGAACTGGAGATCGTCTCGCAGACCGGCAAGGACGTGACGTTCCGGTCGCTGGTGAGCGGCGGGACGTATCTGCGGTGCATCGCGCACGACTTGGGGCAGCTGCTCGGCGTCGGCGCGCACCTGGCCGGGCTCCGGCGGACCGCCGTGGCGGAGTTCACGCTGGAGGAGGCGCGGACGTTAGAGCAGTTGGAGGAGACCGCGCGAGCCGGGCGAGTCGAGGAGCTGCTGGTGCATCCGCGTCGGATCCTGCCGGCGATGCCGGCGGTCACGGCCGATCCGGAGAGCGCCGCCCGGATGCGGAACGGCATGGCGGTGAACCTGCCGGAGATGTCGAAGGCGGGGCTGGTGAAGGTCTTCGCAGGGCAGAGCGAGCTATTGGGAATCGCCTCGCGGGTAGCGGGGACGCTGTTCCAGCCCAAGATCGTGCTGGCAGGCTGA
- a CDS encoding bifunctional nuclease family protein produces MKIRGLMMDPVTNMPIVILKDPGSDAVLPIWVGIYEANAIALEIEKVATPRPMTHDLIKNLLMGLDTRVHKVVVSDLREDTFYAVIWLERDGHIISIDSRPSDALALALRLDCPIYVEEQVLKTSKQASAASDRISSDELRKWLEGLNDEDLGRYKM; encoded by the coding sequence ATGAAGATCCGCGGTCTCATGATGGACCCCGTGACCAACATGCCCATCGTCATCCTCAAGGATCCCGGCTCCGACGCCGTCCTGCCCATCTGGGTCGGCATCTACGAGGCCAACGCCATCGCCCTGGAGATCGAGAAGGTCGCCACGCCCCGGCCCATGACCCACGACCTCATCAAGAACCTCCTCATGGGCCTGGACACCCGCGTCCACAAGGTCGTGGTCAGCGATTTGCGCGAGGACACCTTCTACGCCGTCATCTGGCTGGAGCGGGACGGCCACATCATCTCCATCGACTCGCGGCCCTCGGACGCCCTGGCGCTCGCCCTGCGCCTCGATTGCCCCATCTACGTCGAGGAGCAGGTGCTGAAGACCTCCAAGCAGGCAAGCGCCGCCTCCGACCGCATCTCCTCCGACGAGCTTCGCAAATGGCTCGAGGGCCTCAACGACGAGGACCTGGGCCGCTACAAGATGTAA
- the miaB gene encoding tRNA (N6-isopentenyl adenosine(37)-C2)-methylthiotransferase MiaB, translated as MSSPEKTFYLETFGCQMNVHDSEKVIGTLQSQGYRQVEHEADADLILYNTCSIRDKAEQKVFHRLADYKKLVAEGKRFGVLGCVAQQEGEKIFERAPHVSLVAGSASYRKLPEMLVQIEAGNHRVTGLDDRRTTETFETEFTARSNAHRGYITIIEGCDKFCAYCVVPYTRGQERSRTSESVLAEARRMADQGFTDIQLLGQNVNSYRDPLGQKSFAALLAAVGEVPGIRRVRFTTSHPRDFTPDIVQAIDAVPSLCDHVHLPVQSGSDSVLKAMLREYTREQYLERIAWMKAAKRPLSITTDVIVGFPGETRADFEQTMTLLHEVQYDGVFSFKYSPRPNTPALSLADPISDEEKSLRLQLLMDRQREIQRANYARHVGSMVEVMVEGSNPQRGQLVGRSSQNKTVNFTTAQPIAPATGSYVHVHITQSFPNSLVGVMV; from the coding sequence ATGTCGTCGCCTGAAAAAACCTTCTACCTCGAGACTTTCGGCTGCCAGATGAACGTCCATGACTCCGAAAAAGTCATCGGCACGCTCCAGTCGCAGGGTTATCGCCAGGTCGAGCACGAGGCCGACGCGGACCTCATCCTCTACAACACCTGCTCCATCCGCGACAAAGCCGAGCAGAAGGTCTTCCATCGCCTCGCCGACTACAAGAAGCTGGTCGCGGAAGGGAAGCGCTTCGGCGTCCTCGGCTGCGTCGCCCAGCAGGAAGGCGAGAAGATCTTCGAGCGCGCGCCGCACGTCTCGCTCGTCGCCGGCTCCGCCTCCTACCGCAAGCTGCCCGAGATGCTCGTCCAGATCGAGGCAGGGAACCATCGCGTCACCGGCCTCGACGACCGCCGGACCACCGAGACCTTCGAGACCGAGTTCACCGCGCGCTCCAACGCCCATCGCGGTTACATCACCATCATCGAAGGCTGCGACAAGTTCTGCGCTTACTGCGTCGTGCCCTACACGCGCGGCCAGGAGCGCAGCCGCACCTCCGAGTCGGTGCTCGCCGAAGCGCGCCGCATGGCCGATCAGGGTTTCACCGACATCCAGCTCCTCGGCCAGAACGTGAACTCGTATCGCGATCCGCTCGGCCAGAAGTCGTTCGCCGCATTGCTGGCCGCGGTCGGGGAAGTCCCCGGCATCCGCCGCGTCCGCTTCACCACCTCGCACCCCCGCGACTTCACCCCCGATATCGTGCAGGCCATCGACGCCGTGCCGTCTCTCTGCGACCACGTCCACCTGCCGGTGCAGAGCGGTTCCGACTCGGTGCTGAAGGCCATGCTGCGCGAGTACACCCGCGAGCAGTACCTCGAGCGCATCGCCTGGATGAAGGCGGCCAAGCGCCCGCTCTCCATCACCACCGACGTCATCGTCGGCTTCCCCGGCGAGACGCGCGCCGATTTCGAGCAGACCATGACCCTCTTGCACGAGGTCCAGTACGACGGCGTCTTCAGCTTTAAGTACTCACCGCGGCCCAATACGCCGGCGCTCTCGCTCGCCGACCCCATCTCCGACGAGGAGAAGTCGCTCCGCCTTCAGCTCCTGATGGACCGCCAGCGCGAGATCCAGCGCGCCAACTACGCCCGGCACGTCGGCTCCATGGTTGAAGTGATGGTTGAAGGGTCGAACCCGCAGCGCGGCCAGCTCGTCGGCCGCAGCTCCCAGAACAAGACCGTCAACTTCACCACCGCGCAGCCCATCGCCCCCGCGACCGGAAGCTACGTGCACGTGCACATCACGCAGAGCTTCCCGAACAGCTTGGTCGGAGTGATGGTGTAG
- a CDS encoding sterol desaturase family protein, translating into MPPNLIHLAIPAFLLLLALEAIADARMRTGFYERRDTFASLTMGIGNVLVNLVAKGLQFGIYAWLYQFRLFTLPTVWWTWLLLFFADEFSYYWFHRTSHECRLFWASHVVHHSSQKYNLSTALRQTWTGSFMGFLFWLWMPLAGFTPVMIMTAQALNLLYQFWIHTEMVRSLGPLEAVLNTPSHHRVHHGSNPQYIDRNHGGTLILWDRLFGSFEPERERVHFGLTKNIHSYNPVRIAFHEWLDIARDVRRAPGLANKLRYIFGRPGWSHEPSAGR; encoded by the coding sequence ATGCCCCCGAACCTCATCCACCTGGCGATCCCGGCCTTCCTGCTGCTGCTCGCGCTGGAAGCCATCGCCGACGCGCGCATGCGCACCGGCTTCTACGAGCGCCGCGACACCTTCGCCTCGCTCACCATGGGCATCGGCAACGTGCTCGTCAACCTCGTCGCCAAGGGCCTTCAGTTCGGCATCTACGCCTGGCTCTACCAGTTCCGCCTGTTCACCCTGCCGACCGTCTGGTGGACCTGGCTGCTGTTGTTCTTCGCCGACGAGTTCAGCTACTACTGGTTCCACCGCACCAGCCACGAGTGCCGCCTCTTCTGGGCCTCGCACGTCGTGCATCACTCCTCCCAGAAGTACAACCTCTCCACCGCGCTCCGCCAGACCTGGACCGGCAGCTTCATGGGCTTCCTCTTCTGGCTCTGGATGCCGCTTGCCGGCTTCACCCCGGTCATGATCATGACCGCGCAGGCGCTCAATCTGCTCTACCAGTTCTGGATCCACACCGAGATGGTCCGCTCGCTCGGCCCCCTCGAGGCCGTCCTCAACACCCCCTCGCACCATCGCGTCCATCACGGCTCCAACCCGCAGTACATCGACCGCAACCACGGCGGCACGCTCATCCTCTGGGACCGGCTCTTCGGCAGCTTTGAACCGGAGCGCGAGCGCGTCCACTTCGGCCTCACGAAGAACATCCATAGCTACAACCCCGTCCGCATCGCCTTCCACGAGTGGCTCGACATCGCGCGCGACGTCCGCCGCGCTCCCGGCCTCGCCAACAAGCTGCGCTACATCTTCGGCCGCCCCGGCTGGTCCCACGAACCCAGCGCCGGGAGATAA
- a CDS encoding hemerythrin domain-containing protein, with translation MASAAILEHAKEIRQEHDHLLGELEKLDTALGRVQCYSEVYANLEGTGEASEIATRLLETVMRHFEHEERTILPALSRHYPAFVREMQRQHDGIRRLLQHFTTDLLYLGQAEDVDEAVKNLKDEGEDLARKMVAHMEAEERRYYLLNENPEADWGKCERLNV, from the coding sequence ATGGCATCGGCAGCGATCCTGGAACACGCGAAGGAGATCCGGCAGGAGCACGACCACCTGCTAGGCGAGCTGGAGAAGCTGGATACAGCGTTGGGGCGCGTCCAGTGTTACAGCGAGGTGTACGCGAACCTGGAAGGCACGGGGGAAGCGAGTGAGATCGCGACCCGGCTGCTGGAGACGGTGATGCGGCACTTCGAGCACGAGGAGCGGACGATCCTGCCGGCGCTGAGCCGGCACTATCCGGCGTTCGTGCGCGAGATGCAGCGGCAGCACGACGGAATCCGGCGGCTGCTGCAGCACTTCACCACCGACCTGTTGTACCTCGGGCAGGCCGAGGATGTGGACGAGGCGGTGAAGAACCTGAAGGACGAGGGCGAAGACCTCGCGCGGAAGATGGTGGCGCACATGGAAGCGGAAGAGCGCCGCTATTACCTGCTCAACGAGAATCCGGAAGCGGACTGGGGGAAATGTGAGCGTCTCAACGTTTGA